One Aneurinibacillus migulanus genomic region harbors:
- a CDS encoding GGDEF domain-containing protein, giving the protein MIQKWLPFLFLSLLIIWWISIKIAQPLHQLAYYTENSTENSQEEHIEKVVAWYYEAIQLKKSLLHSLVFLHNRVNYFMYQATTDPLTKLTNRRTMDQQMQNWAANRVPFSIILLDIDRFKRVNDTYGHSVGDEVLKFLAEQMKEVSRQTDICCRFGGEEFVILLPYTDKTEAFHVAERLRMNMESSISPCGEIVTISIGVSSYPTCTSEMTKLIEQVDECLYNAKKSGRNRTIVFEPNHE; this is encoded by the coding sequence ATGATACAAAAGTGGCTTCCTTTTTTATTTCTGTCACTGCTTATCATCTGGTGGATTTCAATAAAGATTGCCCAACCTTTACATCAACTAGCGTATTATACTGAAAACAGTACTGAAAATAGTCAAGAGGAACACATAGAAAAAGTAGTAGCATGGTATTATGAAGCGATTCAGTTAAAGAAGTCATTGCTACATAGCCTGGTTTTTCTCCACAATAGGGTTAACTATTTTATGTATCAAGCGACAACAGATCCGCTGACAAAACTAACTAATCGTCGAACCATGGATCAGCAGATGCAGAATTGGGCAGCCAACCGCGTTCCCTTTTCGATTATTTTACTAGATATCGACCGTTTCAAGAGAGTAAATGATACGTATGGTCACTCGGTCGGAGATGAAGTTTTAAAGTTTTTAGCGGAACAGATGAAAGAAGTTTCACGACAAACAGATATATGCTGTCGATTTGGAGGAGAAGAGTTTGTTATCCTCCTTCCTTATACTGATAAAACGGAAGCCTTTCATGTGGCTGAGCGATTACGTATGAACATGGAATCGAGTATAAGCCCATGTGGTGAGATTGTAACTATTTCAATCGGAGTCTCTTCTTACCCTACTTGTACATCAGAAATGACAAAGTTAATTGAACAAGTAGATGAATGTTTGTATAACGCTAAAAAAAGTGGAAGGAATCGTACAATCGTTTTTGAACCGAATCATGAGTAG
- a CDS encoding stalk domain-containing protein, producing the protein MQRKWLTVVALLLPFIVVFSVSAFANKPLDVMVNNFLMNERLKPKLEEGVTMVAARPLAEALGAKITWDKSTNTVWINSPNVHSLQTQVNLLQKALAPTSPKEAAQRYAEGLKTRNGALQFAIMSPQLQEKRRKSFEAFLWGEGSSSSPWIEEASVDDGVQIKNDVWQFTITLVHNDSTNNKRTGTYDIIVQKYGEHWYLDKD; encoded by the coding sequence ATGCAAAGGAAATGGTTAACTGTGGTAGCACTACTTCTGCCTTTTATAGTCGTCTTTTCTGTTTCAGCATTTGCTAATAAACCATTAGACGTAATGGTTAATAACTTTTTGATGAATGAGAGACTAAAGCCAAAATTGGAGGAAGGCGTAACTATGGTAGCAGCTCGCCCATTGGCAGAAGCGCTAGGGGCTAAGATAACTTGGGATAAGAGTACAAATACGGTGTGGATTAATTCCCCTAATGTACATTCCCTACAGACTCAAGTTAATCTTTTACAAAAAGCGCTCGCTCCTACTTCACCAAAAGAAGCTGCTCAGCGTTATGCAGAAGGCTTAAAAACGAGGAATGGTGCCTTACAATTTGCTATTATGTCGCCACAATTACAGGAAAAGAGGCGCAAATCATTTGAGGCTTTTTTATGGGGGGAGGGTTCCTCTTCAAGCCCCTGGATTGAGGAGGCTTCCGTTGATGATGGGGTGCAGATTAAGAATGATGTTTGGCAGTTTACGATTACTCTCGTTCATAATGATTCTACAAACAATAAGCGAACTGGCACTTATGACATTATTGTTCAAAAATACGGTGAGCATTGGTATTTGGACAAGGATTAA